From a region of the Tenggerimyces flavus genome:
- a CDS encoding cyclase family protein, with amino-acid sequence MRISKVVDLSQVVDSSTQIYPGDPVPSLHPATTIEADGFNVLHVHIGSHTGTHVDAPYHFVSDGARIDEVPLASFLGVGVVADVSGREPRSRIGWADLAPYESVLGPGRILLLRTGWSEYFGTERYYDHPFLDGDAARRLMDLGVRTVGIDALSPDETVLDGPPSDFAVHHTISRAGGIIAENLTRLADIDFADPLVSLLPIKLGGADGAPIRAIASEIINS; translated from the coding sequence GTGCGGATTAGTAAGGTCGTCGACCTGTCGCAGGTGGTCGACTCGTCGACGCAGATCTATCCCGGCGATCCCGTTCCCTCGCTGCATCCGGCGACGACGATCGAGGCCGACGGCTTCAACGTGCTGCACGTGCACATCGGGTCGCATACGGGGACGCATGTCGATGCGCCGTACCACTTCGTCTCCGACGGAGCGCGGATCGACGAGGTGCCGCTGGCGTCGTTCCTCGGTGTCGGCGTCGTCGCCGACGTGAGCGGGCGGGAGCCGCGGTCGCGGATCGGCTGGGCCGACCTCGCGCCGTACGAGTCCGTGCTCGGCCCCGGTCGGATCCTGCTGCTGCGCACCGGCTGGTCGGAGTACTTCGGGACCGAGCGCTACTACGACCACCCGTTCCTCGACGGTGACGCGGCGCGGCGGCTGATGGACCTGGGGGTACGTACGGTCGGCATCGACGCGCTCAGCCCGGACGAGACCGTGCTCGACGGCCCGCCGTCGGACTTCGCCGTGCACCACACGATCTCGCGGGCCGGCGGCATCATCGCCGAGAACCTCACCCGCCTCGCCGACATCGACTTCGCCGACCCGCTGGTCAGCCTACTGCCGATCAAGCTCGGCGGCGCCGACGGTGCACCGATCCGCGCTATCGCCAGCGAGATCATCAACAGCTAG
- a CDS encoding GNAT family N-acetyltransferase encodes MDSVTIRTEQQGDEAAIRTVVEAAFGGPHVADLVDALRTSPGWVPELSFVAVAGEDVVGQVLFTRCRLDAPARLVDVLTLSPLAVHPSHQGQGVATRLVRHGLAAAAERGVEPLVFLEGDPSFYARYDFVAAGSLGFRRPSLRIPEPAFQVYPLPTYEDWMTGTFVYSDTFWAYDSVGLR; translated from the coding sequence GTGGACTCGGTGACGATCAGGACAGAGCAGCAGGGCGACGAGGCGGCGATCCGTACGGTCGTGGAGGCGGCGTTCGGCGGCCCGCACGTGGCGGATCTGGTCGACGCGCTACGGACGTCGCCGGGCTGGGTGCCAGAGCTGTCGTTCGTGGCGGTGGCGGGCGAGGACGTGGTGGGGCAGGTCCTGTTTACCCGCTGCCGGCTGGACGCGCCCGCGCGATTGGTCGACGTGCTGACGCTCAGCCCGCTGGCCGTGCATCCATCGCATCAGGGCCAGGGAGTGGCGACGCGCCTCGTACGCCACGGGCTCGCGGCGGCCGCCGAACGAGGGGTCGAGCCGCTCGTCTTCCTGGAAGGCGACCCGAGCTTCTACGCGCGGTACGACTTCGTCGCGGCCGGCTCGCTGGGCTTCCGGCGTCCCTCGCTGCGCATCCCCGAGCCGGCATTCCAGGTCTATCCGCTGCCCACGTACGAGGACTGGATGACCGGCACGTTCGTCTACTCCGACACGTTCTGGGCCTACGACTCCGTCGGACTGCGTTAG
- a CDS encoding ribose-phosphate diphosphokinase, translating into MRGEIGVFTGSAHQEFAEEVCTALGVDLLPTAIQRFSNDCLQVQLQANCRQRDIYIVQPLVPPVQEHLMELLLMLDAARGASAAQITAVIPHYAYARSDKKEAPRISIGGRLVADLLATSGASRVLTMALHAPQVHGFFSVPVDHLNAIAELAEHFRGKDLANTVVVSPDLGNAKPASVFARLLGIPVAAGSKRRLADDQVVIDAIVGDVDGKDVIVLDDEIATGGSIIELLDRLRERQVGRIAIACTHGLFTGKAIERFASQDDITEIVTTNTVPLAPEKRLANLEVRSVAPLFAEAIRRIHLGESVSSLFGPPSTL; encoded by the coding sequence GTGCGAGGAGAGATCGGTGTCTTCACCGGGAGTGCCCACCAGGAGTTCGCCGAAGAGGTCTGCACCGCGCTTGGGGTAGACCTCCTGCCGACCGCGATCCAGCGGTTCAGCAACGACTGCCTGCAGGTCCAGTTGCAGGCCAACTGCCGGCAACGTGACATCTACATCGTGCAGCCGCTCGTGCCTCCCGTTCAGGAGCACCTGATGGAGCTGCTGCTCATGCTCGACGCCGCCCGTGGCGCGTCGGCGGCCCAGATCACCGCGGTCATCCCGCACTACGCGTACGCGCGGTCGGACAAGAAGGAGGCGCCGCGGATCTCGATCGGCGGCCGACTCGTCGCCGACCTGCTCGCCACGTCCGGCGCCTCGCGCGTCCTCACCATGGCCCTGCACGCGCCGCAGGTGCACGGCTTCTTCAGCGTCCCCGTCGACCACCTGAACGCGATCGCGGAGCTCGCCGAGCACTTCCGCGGCAAGGACCTCGCCAACACCGTCGTCGTCTCACCCGACCTCGGGAACGCCAAGCCCGCTTCGGTGTTCGCGCGGCTGCTCGGGATCCCGGTCGCGGCGGGCAGCAAACGGCGCCTCGCCGACGACCAGGTCGTGATCGACGCGATCGTGGGCGACGTGGACGGCAAGGACGTGATCGTTCTCGACGACGAGATCGCCACTGGCGGCTCGATCATCGAGCTGCTCGACCGGCTCCGCGAACGTCAGGTGGGGCGAATCGCGATCGCGTGCACGCACGGCCTGTTCACCGGCAAGGCGATCGAACGGTTCGCCTCCCAGGACGACATCACCGAGATCGTCACCACCAACACCGTTCCGCTCGCGCCGGAGAAGCGGCTGGCCAACCTCGAGGTCCGCTCGGTCGCGCCGCTGTTCGCCGAGGCGATCCGCCGGATCCACCTCGGCGAGTCGGTCAGCAGCCTGTTCGGTCCACCCTCGACGCTCTAG
- a CDS encoding purine-cytosine permease family protein: MSDATPPPVLEVERYGIEPIRREDQTSTPFDLFRITFGGANTFATIILGTLPIAFGLSFWAAASATVVGVVVGGLVLAPMALFGPRNHTNNAVSSGAHFGVRGRIVGSFLSLLTAIAFFSISVWVSGDAIVGAAQRLLDISGGNVLRAVAYGVIALAVLAVCIYGYQFMLAVNKVAVIAATVMMLLGVVAYASSFSFSFPGTGTYVLGSFWPTWMLAVLTVVSNPISFGAFLGDWGRYIPDTYRPVQLMAAPFLAQLATLVPFLFGVATATLVADPANYIGGLAAISPLWYAIPLMIVALVGGMSTGVTSLYGTGLDFSSIFPRLSRVQATVLIGTLAVLFIFIGNFVFNIVQSINAFAVLIVICTSPWMVIMMIGWLVRRGWYSPDDLQVFNRGQRGGLYWFAAGLNWRGLAAWIPATIVGLCLANTPLIAGPLRNIAGGIDLSLVVTMVLAGVIYLVLLFVSPERRGVFGPDGPRFVPASDRPTEPITAG, encoded by the coding sequence ATGTCCGATGCGACCCCGCCCCCCGTTCTCGAGGTCGAGCGCTACGGGATCGAGCCGATCCGGCGCGAGGACCAGACGTCGACGCCGTTCGACCTGTTCCGCATCACGTTCGGCGGCGCCAACACGTTCGCCACGATCATCCTCGGCACGCTGCCGATCGCGTTCGGCCTGAGCTTCTGGGCGGCCGCCTCCGCCACCGTGGTCGGCGTCGTCGTCGGCGGGTTGGTGCTGGCGCCGATGGCTCTGTTCGGCCCGCGCAACCACACGAACAACGCGGTCTCGTCCGGAGCCCACTTCGGCGTCCGCGGACGGATCGTCGGCTCGTTCCTCTCGCTGCTGACGGCGATCGCGTTCTTCTCGATCTCGGTCTGGGTGAGCGGCGACGCGATCGTCGGGGCGGCGCAACGGCTGCTTGACATCTCCGGCGGGAACGTCCTGCGGGCGGTTGCGTACGGCGTGATCGCGCTCGCCGTCCTCGCGGTGTGCATCTACGGCTACCAGTTCATGCTCGCGGTCAACAAGGTCGCGGTGATCGCGGCCACGGTGATGATGCTGCTCGGCGTGGTGGCGTACGCGTCGTCGTTCTCGTTCTCCTTCCCTGGAACGGGAACGTACGTGCTGGGATCGTTCTGGCCGACCTGGATGCTCGCCGTCCTCACGGTCGTGTCGAACCCGATCTCGTTCGGCGCGTTCCTCGGCGACTGGGGCCGCTACATCCCCGACACGTACCGTCCGGTGCAGCTGATGGCGGCGCCGTTCCTTGCCCAACTGGCGACGCTGGTGCCGTTCCTTTTCGGCGTCGCGACGGCCACGCTGGTGGCGGACCCGGCGAACTACATCGGCGGCTTGGCGGCCATTTCGCCTTTGTGGTATGCGATTCCGTTGATGATCGTCGCGCTCGTCGGCGGCATGTCGACCGGTGTGACGTCGCTGTACGGAACGGGGCTGGACTTCTCCTCGATCTTCCCGCGGCTGTCGCGCGTGCAGGCCACGGTGCTGATCGGGACCCTCGCGGTGCTGTTCATCTTCATCGGCAACTTCGTGTTCAACATCGTGCAGAGCATCAACGCGTTCGCCGTCCTCATCGTGATCTGCACGTCGCCGTGGATGGTGATCATGATGATCGGCTGGCTGGTGCGGCGGGGTTGGTACAGCCCGGACGACCTGCAGGTGTTCAACCGCGGCCAGCGCGGCGGGCTGTACTGGTTCGCCGCCGGACTGAACTGGCGCGGGCTGGCGGCGTGGATTCCGGCGACGATCGTGGGGCTGTGCCTCGCGAACACGCCGCTGATCGCCGGTCCGCTCCGCAACATCGCCGGCGGGATCGACCTCAGCCTCGTGGTGACGATGGTGCTCGCCGGCGTGATCTACCTGGTGCTGCTGTTCGTGTCCCCGGAGCGCCGCGGGGTCTTCGGGCCGGACGGTCCCCGGTTCGTGCCGGCGTCGGATCGTCCAACCGAGCCGATCACCGCGGGCTAG